CTGCCCCGGCGACCAGTACGTGGTGGTGGTGGGGGTTGCCGAAAAGCGGCTGGGGCTGGTGGTTGACGACCTGCTGGGGCAGCAGGATATCGTGATCAAGCCCCTGGGCGGTGCCTTCAAGTCGCTCAAGGGGATTTCCGGCGCCGCCGACCTGGGGGACCAGCGCACCATCCTGGTGCTGGACAGCGGCAGCATCATAGCCGAGCTGATGCGGAGCGGCCAGGGAGGGTAACCCGATGTACAAACAGTATTTCGGGCTGCGGGAAAAACCGTTCGGCAAGACCCCTGATCCCCGGTTCCTGTTTCTGTCGGCCGGGCACCAGGAGGCGCTGGCCCGGCTCGAATACGCGGTGGAGGAGCGGGAGATTGCGCTGCTGACCGGCGACGTGGGCTGCGGCAAGACCACCCTGTCGCGGGCGCTGATGGATCGCTGCGGCAGCGGCTACCGCTTCGTGATGATCTTCAATCCGCGCATGGGAGCACTGGAGTTCCTGCGTGCCGTCGCCCACGGCCTGGAGGTGGATGAACCGGCCCGCAGCAAGGAGGATCTGCTGCGTCAGATCACCGGCAGGCTGTACGAACTGTACCGACGGGAGATCTCCCCGGTGCTGGTGATCGACGAGGCACAGACCATCGGTGAGCTGGCCGTGTTCGACGAAATCCGGCTGTTGACCAACTATCAGATGGATGAGCATAACCTGCTCAGCGTGCTGATCATGGGGCAGCCGGAATTGCGTACCATTCTGCGCTATCAGCCGATGGAACCGCTTCGCCAGCGAATATCGCTGCATTTTCACCTGAACCCCCTGACCCCGGAAGAAACCATGGAATACCTGGATTTCAGGGTCACGGCGGCAGGCGGTACGGCGGGACTCTTCACCCCGGACGCGGTGCAGGCTATTTTCGAACTGTCCGGCGGCGTTCCCCGCCGGATCAATACCCTTGCCACCAACGCCCTGCTGGTGGCCTACGGCAATGACGCCGCCGTCATCGATGCGTCGATCATTCAGGAAGTCCGTGATGAGGTGACACTCTGATGGAACTGGCCAAGATCAGGAACAAGGCCCTGCTGGCGGAACAGGCAGCGGCGGAGTCCCGCAGCATCACAGCGGAGGCCCTTTTCCCGGAGCTGCCGGCGGAGACCGCAGCGACGGGAGTATCCCTGGTGCCCGACGCCTCCGTGCCGGCTGCAGCGGCAGAGCACCCGGAACCGGCGCTGGAGCCCCTTCGTTTCAATGCACCGCAGCGGCGCTTTGACCCGCTGGCTGTGATTCTTGCGGGGCGCGTCGCTGCCAGCTCCCTCTCCGTCGGTACTCAGGCGGACGAACCGGTTGTCCCGACGGAGGAGGCGATTGACGAACGCTTCGAAGAGTTTCTGTGCTTTACCCTCGGCGACGAGGAGTACGGCGTCAACATCATGGAGATCAAGGAGATCATCAAGCCGCGGGAGCTGACCGAGGTTCCCCGTACGCCCGTTTTCGTGGACGGCGTGCTCTCCCTGCGGGGAGTGATCGTGCCGGTACTGGCCATGCGCCGGCGTCTTGAGATGACACCTGCCAGGGATCGCAGCCAGGAGCGTATCGTCATCGTCCGTCACGGCGACGGCCTTACCGGCCTGCGGGTGGACCGGGTGACCGGTGTGGTGCGGATAGCGGAGCGTTGTCGTGAGGCCGCACCGGGGGTGCTGGAGGGAACGGCCCGGGAGTTCGTGGCCGGCATCGGCAGAAGTGACGGGCGGATGATCATCATCCTTGATGTGGCCAGCATCATCGACTTCAGTTTCGGAGAGGTACAGGACCATGGCAGCCGCTCCAACTGAACTGCAACTGGCGGGATTCCGCCTGGGAGATACCCTGTTTGCCGTTGATATCATGCGGATCAGGGAGATCGTGCTGCCCCAACGGCTTGCCGGCATGCCGCTTGCCGTTTCGGCCCTGGACGGCATGATCAACCTGCGCGGTGCCGTGATACCGGTGCTGAACCTGCGGGCCCGGTTCGGCATGCCGCCGCTGCCCGGCGGTAGCGGCAAGCTGATGATCGTTTCCCTGTTCGGTCGTCAGGTGGCGCTGGCTGTTGACGAGGTCGAGGATGTGATCGCCGTGCCGGTTCGTGACCTGACCCCCCCGCCCGACATGGTGGACGGCGTGGGGAATGAGTATCTGGTAGCAGTCTGCCTGCATAACGGAGAGCTGTACCTGGTGCTGAACATCGACGCCCTGTTCGGGTATACCGACCCGGGGCGGTCCGGCTCCGGTGCCGGGGAGAAGGAGTATCATGGGAGCGTCTGAAGGTACCATGCCGCTGGGAGATACCATCGAGGAGGCGCGGCGGAAAACCATCAGCGCCCTCAAGGGAAAGCCGCTCGCGGACAATTTCGACCGGCTGCTGGTCGCCTTGGGGGACGAAAGCTGGCGGGTCCGCAAAGAGGCGGTGGAGGTGCTGCTCACCGCCCGTCTCGGCCAGAGCGAGATCAATCAACTGATTCAGCTGCTTCGCGACGAGGACAATGCGGGCCTGCGCAACTCAACCGCCGAGGTGCTGGCCGGACTGGGCTGCCAGGTGGTGCCGTACCTGCTGGCCTACCGGGAGGATCCGGACCACGACCTGCGCAAGCTGGTGGTGGACACCCTGGGGGTGGTGGGAGGGGACGAGGCGATAGCCGGCCTGACCGCCTCGCTGCACGATCCGGATATGAACGTGGCTGCTGCTGCCGCCGAGGGGCTGGGGGCGGTGGGGACTGCCGCGGTGGTACCGGAACTGCTGCGGACCCTTGAACTGAATGCCGGCGACTTTCTCAATTTCAACATTCTTGCCGCCTTGGCGAATATTGGTGTTCCGGGGCCGCTCCCGCCGGTAATTGCCTTGCTTGCCGGCAATGCCATGCTCAGGCGGGCGGTGCTGGATTGTCTCGGTCAGATCGGCGGTGATCCGGCCGCCGCGGAGATCGTTCTGGAGGCGCTTGCGTCCCCCATGCCCAGCGTGTTCCGCTCCGCCGTCATTGCGCTGGAGCGGATTCTGCGCAACCTGGCGCCGGCGGCGCAGCAGCAGGTGATAGAACGGTTGAAGCCGCTTCTGGACAGCGGCGCGTTCGATGCCTGCATCAGTGGCGTGCGCTGCGACGACAACAAGCTGAACAAGGCCCTGCTGGTGCTGTTCGAACGGTTGGCGGACCCGCGGACCGCTCCTGCCCTGATCGTACTGCTTGCCGACGAGCGGTTTGCCACCGAGGCCGAGCAGGCGCTGCGCGCCATCGGGGCCGCTGCCGTCACCACGGCGCTTGCTGTCTTCCCGGATGTCGATGAGCGGACCAGGGCCGCCATCTGCGGGTTCGTGTCCAGCGCGCCGCCGGACGGGCGGACCGCTGCCACCATTACGAGCGGCATGAAAGACGCTTCGCCCCTGGTGCGCCGTGCTGCCGCCGCCGCCGCCGCCCGGATCTGCGACCGTACAAACCTGACCATGGAGATTGCGGAGCTGCTGGAGGACCGGGATAGTTCGGTGCGGGAGGCGGCGCTGCATGCCCTGGCACAGTGTGTTTCCGGCAGCGAGCAGTTGATCGCCCCCCTGGCCGAGAGCCTGAGCAGGTCGGACGATCCGGCCCGCCGGCGGGATGCGGCCACGCTCTTCGCCGCCCTGGCCGCGGAGGAGCGGATCGGTGTCCTGCTCAAGGACGAGGATCCCACGGTCCGTGAGGCGGCGGTGAAGGCGATCGGTTCGTTCCAGCTGCATGATTCCTGCACCTACCTCTCCATGGCGCTGGTTGACGAAGACCCCGACGTGCGGATCGCCGCCGCCGAGGCGCTTGGGGTAACGGTCAGTAATTGCGCTTCCATCAGATCCCTGCGGTTGGCGCTCAGGGACCAGGATTCCTGGGTGCAGGCATCCGCGCTGCGCAGTCTGGCCCGGCTGGCCAGCGAACAGATCCTGGAGGATGTCAAGGACCTCTGGCAGCGGGGGGATGAGGTGGCGCAACTGGCCTGCCTGGAAGTACTGGGAAGGATTGCGGCGCCGGAAGGACTGCGGATGGTGGCGGAAAACCTGGGGATGCGCAGCGGAGAAGTGCTGCGGGGATGCATTCAGTTGCTTGCCCGCCATGACTTCACGTTGCTTGAACCCTGGTTCAGCCATATCATCAGCCATCGCAGTTGGGACATCCGCCTGGAGGCGGTGCGGGCCGCCGGCAACCTGCCGCAGCCGGAGCGGACAGCAATACTGGAGGCTGCTCTGGAGCGCGAGGAGCATGAACTGGTCAAGCGGGAACTGCAGTCGGTACTGGCCTATGACAGCACTCCTTGCACCTGAGCAGTCAATTGTCATGACCGAGGAGGAGTTCCTCCTGTTGCGTGATCTGGTGTATGATCACTGCGGTCTCTGGTTCGACAGCCACAACTCCTATCTGCTGGAGAAGCGGCTGACTCGCCGGCTCGTCGTGCACAACTTCAGCACCTTCCTTGAGTACTACCAGTTCCTGAAACTGAGTCGCAAGCGGACCCAGGAGCTGGATGAAATCATGGATATCCTGACCACCAACGAGACCTATTTCTTTCGTGAGGCGTTCCAGCTCAAGGCCTTCAGCGAGGAGATCGTCCCGGAACTGCGCAACAGCAAGGAAAAGGCCGGAACCAGCCGCACCCTGCGCATCTGGAGCGCCGGCTGTTCCAGCGGTGAAGAACCCTACACCATCGCCATGCTGCTGCTGGAACTCCCCTTCATGCGCGACTGGAAAGTGGAGATCGTCGGTACCGACATCAGCCAGCGGGTGTTGCAGCAGGCCCGCCGCGGTGTGTACGGACAATCATCCTTCAGGACCACGGATGATTACTTCACCCGTCAATACTTTGTCCGTCAGGACGACGGCTTCCGCATATCCGACCGGGTACGGGAGCTGGTGACCATCAGCCATCTGAACCTGTTGGACCAGAACCGGATCGGCATGCTGGGGAACTTTGACGTGGTCTTCTGCAGGAACGTGATCATTTACTTCGACCCGGCTGCCAAAAAACAGGTGGTGGAATCCTTCCACCAGGTGTTGAACCAGGGGGGGTACCTGCTGCTGGGACACTCGGAATCGCTGATGAACGTGACGACCAAATTCATGCTGCGCCATTTCAAAAACGACATGGTCTACCAGAAGCCGGTCAACGGAGGGGTGCTATGAAACCGTTCCGGGTACTGGTCGTGGATGACTCCGCCTACAGTCGCCGCACCATCAGCCGGATGCTGGACAATATGCCGCAGATCGAGGTGGTGGGGTACGCTGGTGACGGCGAAGAGGGAATCCGCCAGGTCATCGCACTTAAGCCGGACTTGGTTACCCTGGACCTGGAAATGCCCCGCATGGACGGTTTCACCCTGCTGCGCATCCTGACCACCCGCTTCAACCTGCCGGTAATCGTGATCAGTGCTTCCAGCGAGGCGGACAAGGTGTTCCGAGCCCTGGAAATGGGGGCGCTTGACTTCGTGGCCAAGCCGGAGCGCAGCAATACCCCGGCACTGAACTCCATTGAACTGGACCTGGCCCAGAAAGTACGCAACGTCCTTGCCGCCCGTAAGCGGACGCTGGAGCAGGAGCCGGAAGAGGAACCGCTCCCGCCGCCGGGACGCATCCTCCGCCCCCGACGTCGCTCTCTGGAGCTGGTGGCCATTGCTGCCTCCACCGGTGGTCCGCCGGCGCTGCAAAGTATTTTCAGCGGCTACGACCAGAGCTACCCCTTCGGCATCGTGGTGGCCCAGCACATGCCGTCAGGATTCACCCGTGCCTTTGCCGACCGCCTGAACCGTGTTTCCCACTTCGAGGTGCGGGAGGCGGAGGATGGTGATCTGGTTCAGCCCGGACTGGCGCTGGTGGCACCCGGCGGCAGAAACATGGTGCTGCAGAGTGTGGGGATCGAGGTACGGGCACGCATCCTCCCGCCGGACCCTGAAGATCGCTACCTTCCGTCGGCTGACCGGCTGTTTGCCTCCTGTGCCCACATCTACGGCAAGCGAATGCTGGCGGTGGTGCTGACCGGCATGGGCAACGACGGTAAGGAGGGGGTTGTGGCGGTCAAGGAAAAGGGCGGGCTGGTACTGGCCGAATCCGAAGCCAGTGCCGTGGTCTACGGCATGCCCCGGGAGGCGGCGGCAACCGGTTGTGTGGACCGGATCGTGCCGCTGCCGGGAATCTCTCAGTCAATTCTTGATCTGGGTGGATTCTGAAGCGAGTTCAAAACCACGAATTTTATCGAATGAGGAGTAGCCGGATGTCAGCAGAGCAGAAATACACACCGCTGGAGATCGAACACAAATGGCAGGAAATGTGGGACCGGGAAAAGACCTTTTCGGTGACCGAAACTGCCGATCGCCCCAAATACTATCTGCTGGAGATGTTTCCCTATCCCTCTGGCCGGATCCATATGGGCCATGTCCGCAACTACTCCATCGGCGACGTCATCGCCCGTTTCAAGCGGATGCGCGGCTTCAACGTGCTCCATCCCATGGGGTGGGACGCCTTCGGCATGCCGGCGGAAAACGCCGCTATCAAGAACAACAGCCATCCGGCCGCCTGGACCTATGAGAACATCGCCTACATGCGGGATCAGCTGAAGCAGATGGGACTCTCCTACGACTGGACCCGGGAACTGGCCACCTGCGATGTTTCCTACTACCGCTGGGAACAGAAGCTGTTCATCGAGATGTTCAAGAAGGGGCTGGCCTACAAGAAACGCTCCTTTGTCAACTGGTGTCCCTCCTGCGAGACCGTGCTGGCCAACGAGCAGGTGGAGGACGGCGCCTGCTGGCGCTGCGACAACGAGGTAACCCAGAAGGAGCTTGAGCAGTGGTTCTTCCGCATCACCGACTACGCCCAGGAGTTGCTGGATTACACCGAGAAACTGCCCGGCTGGCCGGAGCGGGTGCTGGTGATGCAGCGCAACTGGATCGGCCGCAGCACCGGCTGCGAGATCGATTTTCCGCTTGAAGGCCGGGACGGGGCGATCCGGGTCTTTACCACCCGTCAGGACACCCTGTTCGGCGCCACCTTCATGTCATTGGCGCCGGAGCATCCGATGGCCCTGGAACTGACGCTGCCGGAACGGCGTGCAGAGGTAACTGCTTTCATCGACAAGGTCAAGAAGACCGACCGGATCAGACGCACTGCCGATGATTTCGAAAAAGAAGGGGTCTTCACCGGCAGCTACTGCATCAACCCGGCCACCGGCCGCCGCATGCCGATCTACCTGGCCAATTTCGTACTGGTGGAGTACGGCACCGGTG
The window above is part of the Trichlorobacter ammonificans genome. Proteins encoded here:
- a CDS encoding ExeA family protein, with the protein product MYKQYFGLREKPFGKTPDPRFLFLSAGHQEALARLEYAVEEREIALLTGDVGCGKTTLSRALMDRCGSGYRFVMIFNPRMGALEFLRAVAHGLEVDEPARSKEDLLRQITGRLYELYRREISPVLVIDEAQTIGELAVFDEIRLLTNYQMDEHNLLSVLIMGQPELRTILRYQPMEPLRQRISLHFHLNPLTPEETMEYLDFRVTAAGGTAGLFTPDAVQAIFELSGGVPRRINTLATNALLVAYGNDAAVIDASIIQEVRDEVTL
- a CDS encoding chemotaxis protein CheW codes for the protein MELAKIRNKALLAEQAAAESRSITAEALFPELPAETAATGVSLVPDASVPAAAAEHPEPALEPLRFNAPQRRFDPLAVILAGRVAASSLSVGTQADEPVVPTEEAIDERFEEFLCFTLGDEEYGVNIMEIKEIIKPRELTEVPRTPVFVDGVLSLRGVIVPVLAMRRRLEMTPARDRSQERIVIVRHGDGLTGLRVDRVTGVVRIAERCREAAPGVLEGTAREFVAGIGRSDGRMIIILDVASIIDFSFGEVQDHGSRSN
- a CDS encoding chemotaxis protein CheW, which encodes MAAAPTELQLAGFRLGDTLFAVDIMRIREIVLPQRLAGMPLAVSALDGMINLRGAVIPVLNLRARFGMPPLPGGSGKLMIVSLFGRQVALAVDEVEDVIAVPVRDLTPPPDMVDGVGNEYLVAVCLHNGELYLVLNIDALFGYTDPGRSGSGAGEKEYHGSV
- a CDS encoding HEAT repeat domain-containing protein translates to MGASEGTMPLGDTIEEARRKTISALKGKPLADNFDRLLVALGDESWRVRKEAVEVLLTARLGQSEINQLIQLLRDEDNAGLRNSTAEVLAGLGCQVVPYLLAYREDPDHDLRKLVVDTLGVVGGDEAIAGLTASLHDPDMNVAAAAAEGLGAVGTAAVVPELLRTLELNAGDFLNFNILAALANIGVPGPLPPVIALLAGNAMLRRAVLDCLGQIGGDPAAAEIVLEALASPMPSVFRSAVIALERILRNLAPAAQQQVIERLKPLLDSGAFDACISGVRCDDNKLNKALLVLFERLADPRTAPALIVLLADERFATEAEQALRAIGAAAVTTALAVFPDVDERTRAAICGFVSSAPPDGRTAATITSGMKDASPLVRRAAAAAAARICDRTNLTMEIAELLEDRDSSVREAALHALAQCVSGSEQLIAPLAESLSRSDDPARRRDAATLFAALAAEERIGVLLKDEDPTVREAAVKAIGSFQLHDSCTYLSMALVDEDPDVRIAAAEALGVTVSNCASIRSLRLALRDQDSWVQASALRSLARLASEQILEDVKDLWQRGDEVAQLACLEVLGRIAAPEGLRMVAENLGMRSGEVLRGCIQLLARHDFTLLEPWFSHIISHRSWDIRLEAVRAAGNLPQPERTAILEAALEREEHELVKRELQSVLAYDSTPCT
- a CDS encoding CheR family methyltransferase, with translation MTALLAPEQSIVMTEEEFLLLRDLVYDHCGLWFDSHNSYLLEKRLTRRLVVHNFSTFLEYYQFLKLSRKRTQELDEIMDILTTNETYFFREAFQLKAFSEEIVPELRNSKEKAGTSRTLRIWSAGCSSGEEPYTIAMLLLELPFMRDWKVEIVGTDISQRVLQQARRGVYGQSSFRTTDDYFTRQYFVRQDDGFRISDRVRELVTISHLNLLDQNRIGMLGNFDVVFCRNVIIYFDPAAKKQVVESFHQVLNQGGYLLLGHSESLMNVTTKFMLRHFKNDMVYQKPVNGGVL
- a CDS encoding protein-glutamate methylesterase/protein-glutamine glutaminase, with translation MKPFRVLVVDDSAYSRRTISRMLDNMPQIEVVGYAGDGEEGIRQVIALKPDLVTLDLEMPRMDGFTLLRILTTRFNLPVIVISASSEADKVFRALEMGALDFVAKPERSNTPALNSIELDLAQKVRNVLAARKRTLEQEPEEEPLPPPGRILRPRRRSLELVAIAASTGGPPALQSIFSGYDQSYPFGIVVAQHMPSGFTRAFADRLNRVSHFEVREAEDGDLVQPGLALVAPGGRNMVLQSVGIEVRARILPPDPEDRYLPSADRLFASCAHIYGKRMLAVVLTGMGNDGKEGVVAVKEKGGLVLAESEASAVVYGMPREAAATGCVDRIVPLPGISQSILDLGGF